A window of Yoonia sp. SS1-5 genomic DNA:
GATTAAAGCGGATCTTGAGGCGCGGCTGCCAACACAGCTTGGCGTGCTGGCCCGCATCGGCAAAACCTTCCGCCACGCGGTTGAGGTCCTGCCAATGGGCCGCAAACGCCGCGATTTCTGGTCAGCCTTCTATTTCAACAACGGCCCCAAAGCGATTGAGGACAAAGGCGAAGCCGGCGTTATCCCTGCGTTGGAAACGCTGCTTGATGATCACATCACCACCACAGCCAAAGACGGCCATGTCGATCTGGTCGGCGCTGGCCCCGGTGATCCGGAACTGCTGACACTGAAAGCACGCAACGCGCTGGATAAGGCTGACGTAGTGATCCACGACCGTCTGGTGACCGGTGAAATCCTCGAACTCGCCCGGCGCGAGGCGATCATCATTGACGCGGGCAAAACCGGCTTTGGCCCCTCCATGAAACAGGCAGACATCGACGCGCTGATCGTTCAGCACGCGTTGGACGGACATCACGTTGTGCGCCTGAAAGCAGGCGACCCCACTGTCTTTGGCCGCCTAGACGAAGAAATCGAAGCCATCGAAGCGCATGATATCAGCTACCGCGTGATCCCGGGCATCACAGCCGCCTCTGCCGCTGTCGCCAACATCGGGCAAAGCCTGACAAAACGTGGCCGGAACTCTGCCGTGCGCCTGATCACCGGGCACGACACCAAAGGGTACGCCGATCATGATTGGAACGCGCTCGCCCAACCCGGTGAAGTTGCTGCGATCTACATGGGCAAGAAATCCGCCCGCTTTATCCAAGGGCGCCTGCTGATGCATGGCGCCGATCCGGCAACACCTGTGACCATTATCGAAAACGTCAGCCGCGCCGATCAGCAGATCATCGCGACAACACTCGCCGAACTCGAACCCACCCTCACGCGGGCAGACCTGCAAGGGCCCGCCATCACATTCTACGGTCTCGCCCCCCGCGACGCCGTGGCCCACTCACACCAAATCAAGGAGTTTGCGTAATGTCCCGTGCGTTTACCCCCAAAGTCGTGACCGCCAATGCATTGCTCGAAGGCGATGCTGTTTGGCTGACTGAAGACAACCGCTGGAGCCGTGACATCCGCGAGGCTGAGCTGATCACAGACGAAGCGCATGGCGACCTGCGTCTGCTTGAAGCGCAAGCGCGCGCTGACGAAATCGCTGGTGCCTATCTGGCCGACGCAAAGGCCGGCGAAAACGGCCCAGAGCCGACGCATTTCCGCGAAACCTTCCGCACACGCGGCCCATCCAACTACGCCCATGGCAAGCAAGTGGAGCTTTCAGATGTATAAGTATAACGACTTTGACGAAGGTTTTGTCCGTTCCCGTGTGGCCCAGTTCCGTGGTCAGGTTGAACGCCGCATCGACGGTTCCCTGACCGAGGATGAATTCAAGCCACTGCGCCTGATGAACGGTCTGTATCTACAGCTGCACGCCTATATGCTGCGGGTGGCCGTGCCTTATGGCACGCTGAACAGCGGTCAAATGCGCCAGTTGGCCTATATCGCGGACAAGTGGGACAAGGGCTATGGCCATTTCACCACCCGCCAGAACATCCAGTACAACTGGCCAAAATTGGCTGATGTGCCTGATATGCTCTCAGCATTGGCCGACGTGGAAATGCACGCGATCCAGACATCCGGCAACACCATCCGTAACGTGACGGCCGACCATTTCGCTGGTGCCGCTGCGGATGAAATCGAAGATCCGCGCGCGATTGCCGAACTGCTGCGCCAGTGGTCCACCGATCACCCGGAATTCCAATTCCTGCCGCGTAAGTTCAAAATCGCCGTAACAGGCGCTACTGAGGACCGCGCCGTGACCAAAGCCCACGACATCGGCCTGCGCATGGTGCGCAACGACGCCGGTGAGCCGGGTTTCGAAGTCATCGTTGGTGGCGGCCTTGGCCGAACCCCAATGGTGGGCAAGGTCCTTCGCGAGTTCCTGCCCAAGGCCGATCTGCTGCCCTATTGCGAAGCCATCGTCAGCGTCTACAACCTGCTGGGGCGTCGCGACAACAAATACAAGGCACGGATCAAGATCACCGTGCATGAAAACGGGCTTGAGAAGATCCAGGCGCTGGTGGAAGAGCGTTTTGCATCAATCCGCGAAACATTCTCTGGCCATGACCAAGCGCTGTTGAAAGACATCGAAGCGGCCTTTGCGCCACCGGCTTACGTGGAAAAGTCTACGGACGGGTATGAAGCCGCTCGTCTGGCCAACCCTGCGTTTCGGTCATGGACTGACACAAACCTGTCAGCCCACAAAGCCGACGGTTATGCCATCGTGTCGATCAGCATCAAAAAACATGGGGCGACCCCCGGTGATGCGACATCTGACCAGATGCGCGTCATGGCGGACCTCGCTGAAAAATATGGCCACAACGAGTTGCGGATCAGCCACGAACAGAACGTGATCTTGCCGCATGTGCATAAATCCGATCTGGCCGCAGTCTATGCCGCTCTGCGCGAAGCAGACCTTGCCACGGCAAACATCGGGCTGGTGTCTGACATCATCGCCTGCCCCGGCATGGACTACTGCGCGCTGGCCACAGCACGTTCGATCCCCATCGCGCAGGAAATCGCCACACGGTTTGACGAGCTGAAGATCGAACATGACATCGGTCAGCTGAAAATCAAAATCTCGGGCTGCATCAACGCTTGTGGGCACCACCATGTGGGTCACATCGGTATCCTTGGTCTCGACCGGGCTGGCGTTGAAAACTACCAGATCACACTGGGCGGTGACGGCACACAGACCACATCCATCGGTGAACGGGCTGGCCCCGGTTTCAGCGCCGATGAAATCGTGCCTGCGATTGAACGTCTGGTGACCGGGTATCTGGACCTGCGCACCAACGCCGACGAAACCTTCCTGCAAACCTACCGCCGTTTGGGCATGGCCCCTTTCAAAGCCATCCTTTACCCAGCCGAGGATAAAGCAAATGCCGCTTAAGGAACTGGCCGAGCGCCGCAACATCCTGCACCGGAAATCCGATGCGCAGACCATTGTGAAACACGCGTTGGAAGACGTGCAAATCGGCAAGGTCGCCCTTGTGTCCTCTTTTGGGGCAGAGGCGGTCGTGCTGCTGCATATGGTCTCTGAAATCGACAAGAACACGCCGGTGATCTTTATCGATACCGAAATGCTGTTCCCCGAAACGCTGACCTATCAGCGTGAAGTGTCGGAAAAGCTCGGGTTAACAGACGTGCGCGTCATTGGCCCGGACCGGAGCGAGGTTCTGGAACAAGATGTCGATGGCATCCTGCATCAGGCCGATACCGATGCATGCTGCGACCTGCGCAAAACCCGGCCTTTGGAAAAGGCGCTTGGCGAATTTGGCGGCTGGATCACCGGGCGCAAACGCTATCAGGGTGGGCAACGTGCACAACTGCCGCTGTTCGAAAAGGAAGATCGCAAGATCAAGATCAACCCGCTTGCCAATTGGTCAGCCCAAGACGTGGCCGACTACATGAACCAACATGATCTGCCACGGCACCCGCTGATTGCCCAAGGCTATCCATCCGTCGGGTGCATGCCCTGCACGACACGGGCGAACGTACTTGAAGATCCACGTGCAGGCCGCTGGCGTGACAGCGAAAAAACAGAGTGCGGCATCCACAATGCCCCACGCAAAGGAAAAGCAGCATGAGCGTGATTGTCACCGATAGCGGTTTTCAGACCGATGATTTCGACTGTGGGTTTGTCACCCGGGACGAGGCCGCCGCAAATGATTGCGACTACGGCATCGACCTGCCCTCTGACACAGCACCCGAGGCATTGGCAGGGCTGAACAACGCGCCCATGATCCGCATTGATTTTCCGTCATCCGCTGACGGGCGCGGGTTCACGCTTGCCTCCATGCTGCGCAAAGCCGGCTATAAGGGCCGGCTGCGGGCCAAAGGCCACGTGCTGGCGGACCAATATGCCATGGCACGCCGGTCCGGCTTTGACGAGGTCGAAATCGACGATGCCCTTGCCGCGCGCCAGCCCGAAGAACAGTGGCTCTTCCGCGCTGACTGGCACGCCCATGACTATCAGTCGCGCCTGCGCGGCTA
This region includes:
- the cysG gene encoding siroheme synthase CysG — its product is MKHFPIFLAVEGRRIVLSGGGDAAMAKLRLLMKTEAHLTVIADDIADDIRKWADQGKLRIIERAMEPGDALCAALFYAANEDDAEDARVSAIANTEGALVNIVDNLADSQFITPAIVDRDPVTVAIGTEGAAPVLARAIKADLEARLPTQLGVLARIGKTFRHAVEVLPMGRKRRDFWSAFYFNNGPKAIEDKGEAGVIPALETLLDDHITTTAKDGHVDLVGAGPGDPELLTLKARNALDKADVVIHDRLVTGEILELARREAIIIDAGKTGFGPSMKQADIDALIVQHALDGHHVVRLKAGDPTVFGRLDEEIEAIEAHDISYRVIPGITAASAAVANIGQSLTKRGRNSAVRLITGHDTKGYADHDWNALAQPGEVAAIYMGKKSARFIQGRLLMHGADPATPVTIIENVSRADQQIIATTLAELEPTLTRADLQGPAITFYGLAPRDAVAHSHQIKEFA
- a CDS encoding DUF2849 domain-containing protein: MSRAFTPKVVTANALLEGDAVWLTEDNRWSRDIREAELITDEAHGDLRLLEAQARADEIAGAYLADAKAGENGPEPTHFRETFRTRGPSNYAHGKQVELSDV
- a CDS encoding phosphoadenylyl-sulfate reductase, producing MPLKELAERRNILHRKSDAQTIVKHALEDVQIGKVALVSSFGAEAVVLLHMVSEIDKNTPVIFIDTEMLFPETLTYQREVSEKLGLTDVRVIGPDRSEVLEQDVDGILHQADTDACCDLRKTRPLEKALGEFGGWITGRKRYQGGQRAQLPLFEKEDRKIKINPLANWSAQDVADYMNQHDLPRHPLIAQGYPSVGCMPCTTRANVLEDPRAGRWRDSEKTECGIHNAPRKGKAA
- a CDS encoding DUF934 domain-containing protein — its product is MSVIVTDSGFQTDDFDCGFVTRDEAAANDCDYGIDLPSDTAPEALAGLNNAPMIRIDFPSSADGRGFTLASMLRKAGYKGRLRAKGHVLADQYAMARRSGFDEVEIDDALAARQPEEQWLFRADWHAHDYQSRLRG
- a CDS encoding nitrite/sulfite reductase, yielding MYKYNDFDEGFVRSRVAQFRGQVERRIDGSLTEDEFKPLRLMNGLYLQLHAYMLRVAVPYGTLNSGQMRQLAYIADKWDKGYGHFTTRQNIQYNWPKLADVPDMLSALADVEMHAIQTSGNTIRNVTADHFAGAAADEIEDPRAIAELLRQWSTDHPEFQFLPRKFKIAVTGATEDRAVTKAHDIGLRMVRNDAGEPGFEVIVGGGLGRTPMVGKVLREFLPKADLLPYCEAIVSVYNLLGRRDNKYKARIKITVHENGLEKIQALVEERFASIRETFSGHDQALLKDIEAAFAPPAYVEKSTDGYEAARLANPAFRSWTDTNLSAHKADGYAIVSISIKKHGATPGDATSDQMRVMADLAEKYGHNELRISHEQNVILPHVHKSDLAAVYAALREADLATANIGLVSDIIACPGMDYCALATARSIPIAQEIATRFDELKIEHDIGQLKIKISGCINACGHHHVGHIGILGLDRAGVENYQITLGGDGTQTTSIGERAGPGFSADEIVPAIERLVTGYLDLRTNADETFLQTYRRLGMAPFKAILYPAEDKANAA